One genomic segment of Streptomyces liangshanensis includes these proteins:
- a CDS encoding DUF6204 family protein, whose translation MATQHTYRVIVRGVWDGLTDEARTRLLAEVADHGLDQLRFTPEGALSYDRALKRFTYRFVVLSDAEDGEEMAVALAEDRAETALRALGCGHRDLRSTATDMDAMKINRKGR comes from the coding sequence ATGGCGACGCAGCACACCTACCGGGTGATCGTGCGAGGGGTGTGGGACGGGCTGACGGACGAGGCGCGGACCCGGCTGCTCGCGGAGGTGGCCGACCACGGCCTGGACCAACTGCGCTTCACCCCGGAGGGCGCCCTCTCCTACGACCGCGCCCTCAAGCGCTTCACGTACCGCTTCGTGGTCCTCTCCGACGCCGAGGACGGCGAGGAGATGGCCGTGGCCCTCGCGGAGGACCGCGCGGAGACGGCCCTGCGGGCGCTCGGGTGCGGCCACCGCGACCTGCGCTCGACGGCCACCGACATGGACGCGATGAAGATCAACAGAAAGGGCCGCTGA
- a CDS encoding arginase family protein yields the protein MRNIVVVDAPSNLGLRPPAPGTVPGCYKLAGALREQRIVQRLGAFEGGVVVPPRYDRGEWREGDGVFNAAAIAAYTPRLADRIEHHVRAGDFPVVLGGDCSIQLGAALALRRLGRYALAAIDGSADFRHPGNSSSVGAAGGEELALSTGRGQRDLTDLEGLRPYLRDEDVRLFGIRDYDDDRDELARLRIPTVTVGELREWGAAALAEAVLSTLETPVTDGFWVHLDADVLDPTVMSAVDSPDPGGLLPGELAVLLRTLVRSEHCVGLNVTIYDPDLDPEGTAGALLADLVVGAFRDEGDEGE from the coding sequence ATGCGGAATATCGTGGTCGTCGACGCCCCTTCCAACCTGGGCCTGCGCCCGCCCGCGCCCGGCACCGTCCCCGGCTGCTACAAGCTCGCCGGGGCCCTGCGCGAGCAGCGGATCGTCCAGCGGCTCGGGGCGTTCGAGGGCGGGGTCGTCGTACCGCCGCGCTACGACCGGGGCGAATGGCGGGAGGGCGACGGGGTCTTCAACGCCGCCGCGATCGCCGCGTACACCCCGCGCCTCGCCGACCGGATCGAACACCACGTCCGCGCCGGGGACTTCCCGGTCGTCCTCGGCGGCGACTGCTCGATCCAGCTCGGCGCCGCGCTGGCGCTGCGCAGGCTTGGCCGGTACGCGCTCGCCGCGATCGACGGCTCGGCGGACTTCCGGCACCCGGGCAACTCCTCGTCCGTCGGCGCGGCGGGCGGCGAGGAGCTGGCGCTGAGCACCGGACGCGGCCAGCGGGACCTCACCGACCTGGAAGGGCTGCGGCCCTACCTGCGGGACGAGGACGTACGGCTCTTCGGGATCAGGGACTACGACGACGACCGCGACGAGCTGGCCCGCCTCCGGATCCCCACCGTGACCGTCGGCGAGCTGCGCGAGTGGGGCGCCGCCGCCCTCGCGGAGGCGGTCCTGAGCACCCTGGAGACCCCGGTCACCGACGGCTTCTGGGTCCACCTGGACGCGGACGTCCTCGACCCGACTGTGATGTCCGCCGTCGACAGCCCCGACCCCGGCGGCCTGCTGCCCGGCGAACTCGCCGTGCTCCTGCGGACGCTGGTCCGCTCCGAGCACTGCGTGGGCCTCAACGTCACGATCTACGACCCGGACCTCGACCCGGAGGGAACGGCCGGCGCGCTGCTCGCGGACCTGGTCGTCGGGGCGTTCCGCGACGAGGGGGACGAGGGCGAGTAG
- a CDS encoding class I SAM-dependent methyltransferase: MPKETAVYTHGHHESVLRSHRWRTAANSAAYLLPELRPGQDLLDVGCGPGTITADLAALIAPGTVTAVDAAPDVLDAAADSVRARGVDNVRFAVADVHALDFPDDSFDVVHAHQVLQHVGDPVAALREMRRVCRPGGVVAARDADYGAFTWFPEVPVLDAWQDVYRTVARANGGEPDAGRRLVSWARAAGFTDVTASATTWCFAAPEDRAWWSGLWADRTVASGYAALAVDGGHATRERLAEFGEAWRSWGAREDGWFMVPHGEILCRA; this comes from the coding sequence ATGCCGAAGGAGACCGCCGTCTACACCCACGGGCACCACGAGTCGGTGCTGCGCTCGCACCGCTGGCGGACCGCCGCCAACTCCGCCGCGTACCTCCTCCCCGAACTGCGGCCCGGCCAGGACCTGCTGGACGTGGGCTGCGGGCCGGGGACCATCACCGCGGACCTGGCCGCGCTCATCGCGCCGGGCACGGTGACGGCCGTCGACGCCGCGCCGGACGTCCTCGACGCGGCGGCGGACAGCGTGCGGGCGCGCGGCGTGGACAACGTCCGCTTCGCGGTCGCCGACGTCCACGCCCTGGACTTCCCGGACGACTCGTTCGACGTCGTCCACGCCCATCAGGTGCTCCAGCACGTCGGCGATCCGGTGGCGGCGCTGCGGGAGATGCGGCGGGTGTGCCGGCCCGGCGGGGTCGTGGCGGCGCGGGACGCGGACTACGGCGCGTTCACCTGGTTCCCCGAGGTGCCGGTGCTGGACGCGTGGCAGGACGTCTACCGCACGGTGGCCCGGGCCAACGGCGGGGAGCCGGACGCGGGGCGGCGGCTGGTGTCGTGGGCCCGCGCGGCGGGGTTCACCGACGTCACCGCGAGCGCCACGACGTGGTGCTTCGCCGCACCGGAGGACCGGGCGTGGTGGAGCGGGCTCTGGGCGGACCGTACGGTCGCGTCGGGGTACGCGGCCCTCGCGGTCGACGGCGGTCACGCGACGCGCGAACGCCTCGCGGAGTTCGGCGAGGCGTGGCGGAGCTGGGGGGCGCGGGAGGACGGGTGGTTCATGGTCCCGCACGGCGAGATCCTGTGCCGCGCGTGA
- a CDS encoding GNAT family N-acetyltransferase, whose product MPESSDLAEGPRTYLSPYRQEDSEEFTALARESRELHHPWLFPPTTPEDYTPYARRLVEDPTRTGFLVRTWDDHRIAGFININNIVQGAFLSGALGYGAFAHAAGRGLLSEGLGQVIRHAFGPMRLHRLEANIQPANAASLALVRRAGFRLEGFSPDFLHIDGAWRDHERWAITAESAESAEHHTHDQETP is encoded by the coding sequence ATGCCCGAGAGCTCCGACCTGGCCGAAGGCCCCCGCACCTACCTGAGCCCGTACCGCCAGGAGGACTCCGAGGAGTTCACCGCGCTCGCCCGGGAGAGCCGGGAACTGCACCACCCCTGGCTCTTCCCGCCCACCACCCCCGAGGACTACACGCCGTACGCGCGCCGCCTCGTCGAGGACCCCACCCGCACGGGATTCCTCGTCAGGACGTGGGACGACCACCGCATCGCGGGCTTCATCAACATCAACAACATCGTGCAGGGGGCGTTCCTGAGCGGGGCCCTCGGCTACGGCGCCTTCGCCCACGCGGCCGGCCGCGGCCTGCTCTCCGAGGGGCTGGGCCAGGTGATCCGGCACGCCTTCGGCCCCATGCGCCTGCACCGGCTGGAGGCCAACATCCAGCCGGCGAACGCAGCTTCCCTCGCTCTCGTACGGCGCGCGGGCTTCCGCCTGGAGGGCTTCTCCCCGGACTTCCTCCACATCGACGGGGCATGGCGCGACCACGAACGCTGGGCGATCACCGCAGAGTCCGCAGAGTCCGCAGAGCACCACACCCATGACCAGGAGACCCCGTGA
- a CDS encoding S66 peptidase family protein, protein MNATPLTRPARLRPGAKVAVVAPSGPLPAERLEAGLDLLRGWDLDPVVSPHVLDRHDGFRYLAGTDDDRARDFQDAWCDPSVSAVLCARGGYGVQRMVDLLDWTALRAAGPKVFVGYSDITALHEAFAVRMGLATLHGPMVAAATFLKDPDTQESLRATLFEPESVMTLGGGPAAGALVPGRAGGVTLGGCVSLLAADLGTPYARRSAAGGLLLIEDTGEEPYRLDRILTQLLRSGALDGVAGIGLGSWAECGPYDEVRAVLRDRLGGLGVPVAEEMGFGHGPTNLTVPLGVPATLDAERGTLTLDVPALV, encoded by the coding sequence GTGAACGCCACCCCCCTGACCCGTCCCGCACGGCTGCGCCCCGGCGCGAAGGTCGCTGTCGTGGCGCCCAGCGGCCCCCTGCCCGCAGAACGGCTGGAGGCGGGCCTCGACCTGCTGCGCGGCTGGGACCTCGACCCGGTCGTCTCGCCCCACGTCCTCGACCGGCACGACGGGTTCCGGTACCTCGCGGGCACGGACGACGACCGCGCCCGCGACTTCCAGGACGCGTGGTGCGACCCGTCGGTGTCCGCGGTGCTCTGCGCGCGCGGCGGGTACGGCGTCCAGCGCATGGTGGACCTGCTCGACTGGACCGCCCTGCGCGCCGCCGGCCCCAAGGTCTTCGTCGGCTACAGCGACATCACCGCGCTGCACGAGGCCTTCGCCGTACGGATGGGCCTGGCCACGCTGCACGGCCCGATGGTGGCCGCCGCGACCTTCCTCAAGGACCCGGACACCCAGGAGTCGCTGCGGGCCACGCTCTTCGAGCCCGAGTCGGTGATGACCCTCGGCGGCGGGCCCGCGGCCGGGGCGCTCGTCCCCGGCCGGGCGGGGGGCGTCACCCTCGGCGGCTGTGTCAGCCTGCTCGCGGCCGACCTCGGCACGCCGTACGCGCGGCGCTCGGCGGCCGGCGGGCTGCTGCTGATCGAGGACACCGGCGAGGAGCCGTACCGCCTGGACCGGATTCTCACCCAGCTGCTGCGCTCCGGGGCGCTGGACGGGGTGGCGGGGATCGGCCTCGGCTCCTGGGCGGAGTGCGGCCCGTACGACGAGGTGCGGGCGGTGCTGCGGGACCGGCTGGGCGGGCTCGGCGTCCCGGTCGCGGAGGAGATGGGCTTCGGCCACGGCCCGACGAACCTCACGGTGCCCCTGGGGGTGCCGGCGACGCTCGACGCGGAGCGCGGGACGCTGACCCTGGACGTACCGGCGCTGGTGTGA
- a CDS encoding VOC family protein yields MEILGTTLRICVDDLETSVTFYEHLTGSRALRFERDGVSVAAVGCFLLMSGPPAEIDILRKVTATIAVKDLDEAVIRLTGVGAKVLVGPVPTPVGRNLIAAHPDGSVFEYVDRRAV; encoded by the coding sequence ATGGAAATCCTGGGAACCACGTTGCGCATCTGCGTCGACGACCTGGAGACCTCGGTGACGTTCTACGAACACCTCACCGGAAGCCGCGCGCTCCGCTTCGAGCGCGACGGGGTCTCGGTCGCGGCCGTCGGCTGCTTCCTCCTGATGAGCGGTCCACCGGCGGAGATCGACATCCTGCGCAAGGTGACGGCGACGATCGCGGTGAAGGACCTCGACGAGGCGGTGATCCGGCTCACCGGGGTCGGCGCGAAGGTCCTGGTGGGCCCGGTGCCGACCCCCGTGGGCCGTAACCTCATCGCCGCGCATCCGGACGGCTCGGTCTTCGAGTACGTGGACCGCCGGGCGGTCTGA
- a CDS encoding DUF6243 family protein, whose amino-acid sequence MTVSKNINNPVGMGGGQRKRLSRTERQNNGPHRNLDRQGAADQKAELVRKMREKAGATDDAGQTGDTTPQS is encoded by the coding sequence GTGACCGTGAGCAAGAACATCAACAACCCCGTCGGCATGGGCGGCGGCCAGCGCAAGCGGCTGTCCCGCACCGAACGGCAGAACAATGGCCCGCACCGCAACCTCGACCGCCAGGGCGCCGCCGACCAGAAGGCGGAGCTGGTGCGCAAGATGCGCGAGAAGGCGGGCGCGACCGACGACGCCGGGCAGACGGGCGACACCACCCCGCAGAGCTGA
- a CDS encoding DUF5107 domain-containing protein encodes MATSVRRAVLTLPAAPLGPENPLPALSAPDETHTVDERARRGMPRDMARQVGYAPLRTVLPVRILDGYGRERTPADLDALVLENDRLRVTVLPGLGGRVHSLHHKPTGRELVYRNPVLQPACFALNGAWFSGGIEWNIGATGHTTLSCAPVHAAVVPAPDGGEMLRLWEWERLRDLPFQVDLWLPEDSDFLYVGVRIRNPHERTAPVYWWSNIAVEEDERTRVLAPATEAWHFGYERDLRRVPVPEVAGNDVTYPPRSVFPADYFYEVPAGERKWIASLDGAGQGLVQTSTDALRGRKLFVWGAGRGGRRWQRWLTEPGTPGYAEIQAGLARTQLEHVPLEGGGEFSWLEAYGPLAADPGAVHGADWGAARAEVTDRLEAALPRADVDAAYEAWLSCADVRPGERLATGSGWGALEVLRAGHKLPGTPFDEDTLGEEQAPWVELLTNGALPAPDGDAAPGPTLVARHWRDMLETAPADPHTEYHLGVAQWHAGDLAQAVRSWERGLEPASSRWPLLRCLAVADRLGGHRERAADRYEEAFGALCAERAADAGDGGDGGDEARTAVCAALGREAVAALLAAGRTAEARAVQDRLPRAVRERGAFVLAEARLLAAEGRKAEARALFDAGFEVADLREGAETLNDLWAELTDDPLPDAYEYRMRP; translated from the coding sequence GTGGCCACGAGCGTGCGACGTGCCGTACTGACCCTGCCCGCCGCCCCGTTGGGGCCGGAGAACCCGCTGCCCGCGCTGAGCGCGCCGGACGAGACCCACACGGTCGACGAACGCGCGAGACGCGGCATGCCCCGGGACATGGCCCGCCAGGTCGGGTACGCGCCCCTGCGCACCGTCCTCCCCGTCCGGATCCTCGACGGGTACGGGCGCGAGCGGACCCCCGCCGACCTCGACGCCCTCGTCCTGGAGAACGACCGGCTGCGCGTCACCGTCCTGCCCGGTCTCGGCGGGCGGGTCCACTCGCTCCACCACAAGCCGACGGGCCGTGAACTGGTCTACCGCAACCCGGTGTTGCAGCCCGCGTGCTTCGCGCTCAACGGCGCCTGGTTCTCCGGCGGCATCGAGTGGAACATCGGCGCCACCGGCCACACCACCCTCTCCTGCGCCCCGGTGCACGCCGCCGTCGTGCCCGCCCCCGACGGCGGCGAGATGCTGCGGCTCTGGGAGTGGGAGCGGCTGCGCGACCTGCCGTTCCAGGTGGACCTGTGGCTGCCCGAGGACTCCGACTTCCTCTACGTCGGGGTACGGATCCGCAATCCGCACGAGCGGACCGCGCCCGTCTACTGGTGGTCCAACATCGCCGTCGAGGAGGACGAGCGCACCCGCGTCCTGGCCCCGGCGACGGAGGCGTGGCACTTCGGGTACGAACGCGACCTGCGCCGCGTCCCGGTGCCCGAGGTCGCCGGCAACGACGTCACGTACCCGCCGCGCAGCGTCTTCCCGGCCGACTACTTCTACGAGGTGCCCGCCGGGGAACGGAAATGGATCGCCTCCCTCGACGGCGCCGGGCAGGGACTCGTCCAGACGTCGACCGACGCGCTGCGCGGCCGCAAGCTCTTCGTGTGGGGCGCGGGCCGGGGCGGCCGGCGCTGGCAGCGGTGGCTCACCGAGCCGGGCACGCCCGGGTACGCGGAGATCCAGGCGGGCCTGGCCAGGACGCAGCTGGAGCACGTACCGCTCGAAGGCGGCGGGGAGTTCAGCTGGCTGGAGGCGTACGGACCGCTCGCCGCCGACCCCGGGGCGGTGCACGGCGCCGACTGGGGCGCGGCCCGCGCGGAGGTCACGGACCGGCTGGAGGCGGCCCTGCCGCGCGCCGACGTCGACGCCGCGTACGAGGCGTGGCTGTCCTGCGCGGACGTACGGCCGGGGGAGCGGCTGGCCACCGGGTCCGGGTGGGGGGCGCTGGAGGTGCTGCGGGCGGGACACAAGCTGCCGGGCACGCCCTTCGACGAGGACACGCTCGGCGAGGAGCAGGCGCCCTGGGTGGAGTTGCTGACCAACGGGGCGCTGCCGGCGCCGGACGGGGACGCGGCGCCGGGGCCCACCCTGGTCGCGCGGCACTGGCGGGACATGCTGGAGACCGCCCCGGCCGACCCGCACACCGAGTACCACCTCGGGGTGGCGCAGTGGCACGCGGGCGATCTGGCCCAGGCCGTGCGCAGTTGGGAGCGCGGGCTCGAACCGGCCTCCTCGCGCTGGCCGTTGCTGCGCTGCCTGGCCGTCGCCGACCGGCTCGGCGGCCACCGGGAGCGGGCGGCCGACCGGTACGAGGAGGCCTTCGGCGCCCTGTGCGCGGAACGCGCGGCGGACGCCGGGGACGGTGGGGACGGGGGTGACGAGGCCCGGACGGCGGTGTGCGCGGCGCTGGGCCGCGAGGCGGTCGCGGCGCTGCTGGCGGCCGGCCGTACCGCCGAGGCCCGCGCCGTACAGGACCGGCTGCCGCGGGCCGTGCGGGAGCGCGGCGCCTTCGTCCTGGCGGAGGCCCGGCTGCTGGCCGCCGAGGGGCGGAAGGCGGAGGCCCGCGCCCTCTTCGACGCGGGGTTCGAGGTCGCGGACCTCCGGGAGGGCGCCGAGACGCTCAACGACCTGTGGGCGGAGCTGACGGACGACCCCCTGCCGGACGCGTACGAGTACCGGATGCGCCCGTAG
- a CDS encoding prolyl oligopeptidase family serine peptidase, with protein MVPKGAYGTWPSPIDATLAASHDGRPEYVGTVGGELWWTAPRPAEDGRRALVRRYPDGREESVLPPPWNVRSRVIEYGGVPWAGAERPGAGPLIVFVHFPDQRLYAYEPDAGGEPRPLTPLSATGGGLRWADPRIEAERGEVWCVLEEFTGEAPTDVRRVIAAVPLDGSAAGDRTAVRELSDDSHRFVTGPRLSPDGAHAAWIAWDHPRMPWDGTVVRLGAVAPADAGPTGPFTGVRTVAGGVGESVAQVDWSPDGALLLVSDIGNWWEIQRLDLDTALTGPVPAPGGGVAATRPAATPLCPGRREEFGGPLWKIGLRWFHPLDNGMIAVIHGKGANALGILDPETGDIVDMAGPWTEWAADLAVHGDRVFGVAAGPRSGYEIVELDTATGRARVVGAAHRDAVDPAYYPEPRIRTFAGPGGRDVHAHVYPPYSPDTAAPDGELPPYVVWAHGGPTSRVPLVLDLEIAYFTTRGIGVVEVNYGGSTGYGREYRDRLREQWGVVDVEDCAAVARALAAEGTADGARLAVRGGSAGGWTAAASLATTGVYGCGTISYPILDLEGWAADGTHDFESQYLESLIGPRSEVPDRYRDRSPVNQVDRIHAPFLLLQGLDDVICPPAQCERFLARMAGRGIPHAYLTFEGEGHGFRKAATMVTALEAELSLYAQTFGFARPDVPKLELTR; from the coding sequence ATGGTGCCCAAGGGGGCCTACGGAACGTGGCCGTCACCGATCGACGCCACCCTCGCCGCCTCGCACGACGGCCGCCCCGAGTACGTCGGGACGGTCGGCGGCGAGCTGTGGTGGACCGCGCCGCGGCCCGCCGAGGACGGCCGGCGCGCGCTCGTGCGCCGGTACCCCGACGGCCGCGAGGAGTCCGTGCTGCCCCCGCCGTGGAACGTCCGCAGCCGGGTCATCGAGTACGGCGGGGTCCCCTGGGCCGGCGCCGAACGCCCCGGCGCCGGACCGCTGATCGTCTTCGTCCACTTCCCGGACCAGCGGCTGTACGCGTACGAGCCGGACGCCGGCGGTGAACCGAGGCCCCTCACCCCGCTCTCCGCCACCGGCGGCGGCCTGCGCTGGGCGGACCCGCGGATCGAGGCGGAGCGCGGCGAGGTCTGGTGCGTCCTGGAGGAGTTCACCGGCGAGGCCCCCACCGACGTACGGCGGGTGATCGCCGCCGTCCCGCTCGACGGCTCCGCCGCCGGGGACCGTACCGCCGTACGGGAACTGTCCGACGACAGCCACCGCTTCGTCACCGGACCCCGGCTCTCGCCCGACGGCGCCCACGCCGCCTGGATCGCCTGGGACCACCCCCGGATGCCCTGGGACGGCACGGTCGTACGGCTCGGCGCGGTGGCCCCCGCCGACGCCGGCCCGACCGGCCCCTTCACCGGCGTCAGGACCGTCGCCGGAGGGGTCGGCGAATCGGTCGCCCAGGTCGACTGGTCCCCGGACGGCGCCCTGCTCCTCGTCTCGGACATCGGCAACTGGTGGGAGATCCAGCGCCTCGACCTCGACACCGCGCTGACCGGCCCCGTCCCCGCGCCGGGCGGCGGGGTGGCCGCCACCCGCCCGGCGGCCACCCCGCTGTGCCCCGGCCGCCGCGAGGAGTTCGGCGGACCGCTCTGGAAGATCGGCCTCCGCTGGTTCCACCCCCTCGACAACGGCATGATCGCGGTCATCCACGGAAAGGGCGCCAACGCGCTGGGGATACTGGACCCGGAGACCGGCGACATCGTCGACATGGCGGGGCCGTGGACCGAATGGGCCGCCGACCTCGCCGTCCACGGCGACCGGGTGTTCGGCGTCGCCGCAGGACCCCGCTCCGGGTACGAGATCGTCGAACTCGACACCGCCACCGGCCGCGCCCGCGTGGTCGGCGCGGCGCACCGGGACGCCGTGGACCCCGCGTACTACCCCGAGCCGCGGATCCGCACCTTCGCCGGACCGGGCGGCCGCGACGTCCACGCCCACGTCTACCCGCCGTACAGCCCCGACACGGCGGCGCCCGACGGCGAGCTGCCACCCTACGTGGTGTGGGCGCACGGCGGCCCCACCAGCCGGGTCCCGCTCGTCCTCGACCTGGAGATCGCCTACTTCACCACGCGGGGCATCGGCGTCGTGGAGGTCAACTACGGCGGGTCCACCGGATACGGCAGGGAGTACCGGGACCGGCTGCGCGAGCAGTGGGGCGTGGTCGACGTCGAGGACTGCGCGGCCGTCGCCAGGGCGCTGGCCGCCGAGGGCACCGCCGACGGCGCGCGGCTGGCGGTACGGGGCGGCAGCGCCGGCGGCTGGACCGCGGCGGCCTCCCTCGCCACCACCGGCGTCTACGGCTGCGGCACCATCAGCTACCCCATCCTCGACCTGGAGGGCTGGGCCGCCGACGGGACGCACGACTTCGAGTCCCAGTACCTGGAATCCCTGATCGGGCCCCGCTCCGAGGTACCCGACCGCTACCGCGACCGCTCGCCCGTCAACCAGGTCGACCGGATCCACGCGCCGTTCCTCCTGCTCCAGGGACTCGATGACGTCATCTGCCCGCCCGCGCAGTGCGAGAGGTTCCTCGCCCGCATGGCCGGGCGCGGCATCCCGCACGCCTACCTCACCTTCGAGGGCGAGGGCCACGGCTTCCGCAAGGCGGCCACGATGGTCACCGCGCTGGAGGCCGAACTGTCCCTGTACGCACAGACGTTCGGGTTCGCCAGGCCCGACGTCCCGAAGCTGGAGCTCACCCGGTGA
- a CDS encoding M20/M25/M40 family metallo-hydrolase — MADMTPSDTTPSGTSGALDAAALDEVVTFTSDLIRIDTTNRGSGDCRERPAAEYVAERLADAGLEPTLLERTPGRTNVVARIEGTDPSAEALLVHGHLDVVPAEPADWTVHPFSGEVRDDVVWGRGAIDMKNMDAMVLSVVRAWARSGVRPRRDIVIAYTADEEASAVDGSGFLADHHPELFEGCTEAIGESGAFTFHAGPGLALYPIAAGERGTGWLKLTAHGKAGHGSKVNRANAVSRLAAAIARIGEHEWPVRLTPTVRAALRELALLHGVETDVDAPGFDPDDLLGKLGPAAALVEPTLRNSANPTVLEAGYKVNVIPGQATALVDGRMVPGGEEEFSATLDLLTGPDVEWEFHHRETALQAPVDSTAFARMRAAVERFDPAGHVVPYCMSGGTDAKQFSRLGITGYGFSPLKLPPGFDYQALFHGVDERVPVPALHFGVRVLDHYLQSA, encoded by the coding sequence ATGGCTGACATGACGCCCAGCGACACGACGCCCAGCGGCACGAGCGGCGCACTCGACGCCGCGGCGCTGGACGAGGTGGTCACCTTCACCTCCGACCTGATCCGCATCGACACCACCAACCGGGGGAGCGGCGACTGCCGCGAGCGCCCGGCGGCCGAGTACGTCGCCGAGCGGCTCGCCGACGCGGGGCTCGAACCGACACTCCTCGAACGGACCCCGGGCCGCACCAACGTCGTCGCCAGGATCGAGGGCACGGACCCCTCGGCCGAGGCCCTCCTCGTCCACGGACACCTGGACGTGGTGCCCGCCGAACCCGCCGACTGGACCGTCCACCCGTTCTCCGGGGAGGTCAGGGACGACGTCGTCTGGGGCCGGGGCGCGATCGACATGAAGAACATGGACGCGATGGTGCTCTCCGTCGTCCGCGCCTGGGCCAGGTCCGGCGTCCGGCCGCGCCGCGACATCGTGATCGCCTACACCGCCGACGAGGAGGCCAGCGCCGTCGACGGCTCCGGCTTCCTCGCCGACCACCACCCGGAGCTCTTCGAGGGCTGTACGGAGGCCATCGGCGAGTCCGGGGCCTTCACCTTCCACGCGGGCCCCGGCCTCGCGCTCTACCCCATCGCCGCCGGCGAACGCGGCACGGGATGGCTCAAGCTCACCGCCCACGGCAAGGCGGGCCACGGCTCCAAGGTCAACCGCGCCAACGCCGTCAGCAGGCTCGCCGCCGCCATCGCCAGGATCGGCGAGCACGAGTGGCCGGTGCGGCTCACCCCGACCGTCCGGGCCGCCCTGCGCGAACTGGCCCTGCTCCACGGCGTGGAGACCGACGTCGACGCCCCCGGCTTCGACCCCGACGACCTCCTCGGCAAGCTCGGCCCGGCCGCCGCGCTGGTCGAGCCGACGCTCCGCAACAGCGCCAACCCGACGGTCCTGGAGGCCGGTTACAAGGTCAACGTGATCCCCGGACAGGCCACCGCGCTGGTCGACGGGCGCATGGTGCCCGGCGGCGAGGAGGAGTTCAGCGCCACCCTGGACCTGCTCACCGGACCCGACGTCGAGTGGGAGTTCCACCACCGGGAGACCGCCCTCCAGGCCCCCGTGGACTCCACGGCGTTCGCCAGGATGCGGGCGGCCGTCGAGCGGTTCGACCCGGCCGGCCACGTCGTGCCGTACTGCATGTCGGGCGGCACGGACGCCAAGCAGTTCTCCCGCCTCGGCATCACCGGCTACGGCTTCTCGCCCCTGAAGCTGCCGCCCGGCTTCGACTACCAGGCGCTCTTCCACGGCGTCGACGAGCGGGTCCCCGTCCCGGCGCTCCACTTCGGCGTCCGCGTCCTCGACCACTACCTTCAGTCCGCCTAG